Proteins encoded by one window of Scatophagus argus isolate fScaArg1 chromosome 4, fScaArg1.pri, whole genome shotgun sequence:
- the cnot6l gene encoding CCR4-NOT transcription complex subunit 6-like: MPKEKYDPPDPRRCYTIMSAEEAASGKKSYWAELEISGRVRSLSSSLWTLTHLTALHINDNNLTRIPPDIAKLPNLVYLNLSSNKLRSLPAELGNMVSLRELLLNNNLLRVLPYELGRLFRLQTLGLKGNPLSQDILNLYQEPDGTRKLLNYMLDNLAVHPEQLPQRPWITLKERDQMIPTAVFTVMCYNVLCDKYATRQLYGYCPSWALNWEYRKKGIMEEITNCDADIISLQEVETEQYYTLFLETLKERGYDGYFCPKSRAKLVSEQERKHVDGCAVFFKTEKFTLVQKHTVEFNQVAMANSEGSEVMLNRVMTKDNIGVAVLLEVNKDMFSGGMKPQQERQLILVANAHMHWDPEYSDVKLIQTMMFLSELKSIAERASGSVATGSPTSDPSSIPIVLCADLNSLPDSGVVEYLSNGGVAENHKDFKELRYNECLTNFSCNGKNGNSDGSITHSFQLKSAYDSNLMPYTNYTYDFKGVIDYIFFSKTHMSVLGLLGPLDSQWLIDNNITGCPHPHIPSDHFSLLAQLELQPRLPHALNPLNGLHLPVHR, from the exons ATGCCAAAGGAAAAATATGATCCTCCAGATCCCCGTAGATGTTACACCATCATGTCAGCCGAGGAGGCGGCCAGTGGGAAGAAGTCTTACTGGGCCGAGCTCGAGATATCTG GACGGGTGAGGAGTCTGAGCAGCTCGTTATGGACGCTCACCCACCTGACGGCGCTGCACATCAACGACAACAACCTGACCCGCATCCCGCCGGACATCGCCAAGCTGCCCAACCTGGTCTACCTGAACCTGTCGTCCAATAAGCTCCGCAGCCTGCCCGCCGAACTGGGCAATATGGTCTCTCTCAG GGAATTGCTTTTAAACAACAATCTTTTACGAGTTCTGCCTTATGAACTTGGGAGGCTTTTCCGGTTACAAACCCTGGGGCTAAAAG GAAACCCTTTGTCCCAAGACATCCTCAATCTGTACCAAGAGCCGGACGGAACCAGAAAGCTTTTGAACTACATGCTCGACAATCTAGCAG TGCACCCAGAGCAGCTTCCCCAAAGACCTTGGATCACTCTGAAAGAGCGAGACCAAATGATTCCCACAG CCGTGTTCACAGTCATGTGCTACAATGTGCTGTGTGACAAGTATGCCACGCGACAGCTCTACGGCTACTGTCCATCCTGGGCCCTCAACTGGGAGTACCGGAAGAAAGGCATCATGGAGGAAATCACCAACTGTGACGCTGACATCATCAGCCTGCAG GAGGTTGAGACAGAGCAGTACTACACTTTGTTTTTGGAAACACTAAAGGAACGCGGCTACGACGGCTACTTCTGTCCAAAGTCTCGTGCCAAACTGGTTTCTGAACAAGAGAGGAAACATGTGGATGGCTGCGCTGTGTTCTTCAAGACTGAGAA GTTTACTTTGGTCCAGAAGCACACTGTGGAGTTCAACCAGGTGGCCATGGCCAACTCTGAGGGCTCAGAGGTCATGTTGAACAGAGTGATGACTAAAGACAATATCGGAGTGGCTGTCCTGCTCGAGGTCAACAAGGACATGTTCTCCGGTG gCATGAAACCACAACAGGAGAGGCAGCTGATCCTGGTGGCCAACGCCCACATGCACTGGGACCCTGAGTACTCGGACGTAAAGTTGATCCAAACCATGATGTTCCTCTCGGAGCTGAAGAGCATCGCTGAGAGGGCCTCGGGCTCTGTGGCGACCGGTTCGCCGACCTCCGACCCGTCCTCCATCCCCATCGTCCTGTGTGCTGACCTCAACTCGCTGCCCGACTCCG GTGTGGTGGAATACCTGAGCAATGGAGGAGTAGCTGAGAACCACAAGGACTTCAAGGAGCTACGCTACAATGAATGTCTGACCAATTTCAGCTGCAATGGCAAAAATGGCAACTCAGACGGAAGCATCACACACAGCTTCCAGCTGAAGAGCGCCTACGACAGCAATCTAATGCCTTACACCAACTACACATATGACTTCAAG gGCGTGATCGACTACATCTTCTTCTCCAAGACCCACATGAGTGTCCTGGGCCTGCTGGGACCGCTGGACAGCCAGTGGCTCATTGATAACAACATCACTGGCTGTCCCCACCCCCACATCCCCTCGGACCACTTCTCCCTGCTGGcccagctggagctgcagcctCGCCTGCCTCACGCGCTCAACCCCCTCAACGGGCTGCACCTGCCAGTCCACAGGTAG
- the mrpl1 gene encoding 39S ribosomal protein L1, mitochondrial produces the protein MFKSVTELRANKFGEDLHNLFTHGLVTSERRQWLQTDSARWKRFILHTVSCRWFVSQPYGDRHKTEVANACGTVEYVSSFSHGPAAFPDMATCTRIVWKVLAGCQRQLLGASGPAYTGASQIAPRNLPVRTFAAVKALKNTKKDDKEKQEKKEKRVIDDKDRHKPFGKTAWTPVDDVYIMRYYPRTIYDAGDAIDMLKNFQALDFSPRKQPVYIDLRLNMKLEKKKKVSPFVSTVLLPHPFREEMSKVLFFTEDANQAKVAKDNGAAYAGGTELIQLVLDDKISADTYLAVPDILLKLAPLKDKLRKKFPKAKRGSVGVHIVKMLELFKTGHEYMVESDCYVRTQIATLDMPKEHIFANLQTILTDVCSHRPADMGPFIERAIIASHTSEALWFKSEDFLPKPAGEAAE, from the exons ATGTTCAAAA GTGTAACTGAACTGAGGGCGAACAAGTTTGGAGAAGACTTACATAATCTGTTTACACACGGCTTGGTCACAAGTGAGCGGCGACAGtggctgcagacagacagcgcTCGGTGGAAACGCTTTATATTACACACGGTCAGCTGCCGTTGGTTCGTGTCACAACCATACGGAGACAGGCACAAAACTGAAGTTGCAAACGCTT GTGGAACTGTTGAGTACGTGTCGTCGTTTTCACACGGACCAGCGGCCTTCCCAGACATGGCAACTTGCACGCGGATTGTGTGGAAAG TTTTAGCGGGATGTCAGAGGCAGCTACTGGGAGCCAGTGGTCCCGCCTACACAGGCGCCTCACAGATTGCACCGAGGAATTTACCTGTCAGGACTTTTGCTGCTGTCAA GGCACTAAAGAACACcaaaaaagatgacaaagagaagcaggagaagaaggaaaagagagtcATTgatgacaaagacagacataagCCCTTTGGCAAGACGGCATGGACACCTGTGGATGATGTGTACATTATGAGGTACTACCCCAGGACCATCTATGACGCAGGAGATGCCATCGACATGCTGAAAAACTTTCAAGCATTGGACTTTTCCCCCCGCAAGCAGCCTGTTTACATCGATCTGAGGCTAAACATGAAACTGGAGAAGAAG aAAAAAGTGAGCCCCTTCGTCAGCACGGTGCTCTTACCGCACCCCTTTAGGGAAGAGATGagcaaagttttattttttactgag GATGCTAATCAAGCTAAAGTTGCCAAGGACAATGGAGCTGCGTATGCTGGAGGAACAGAGCTCATACAGCTG GTCTTAGATGACAAGATTTCAGCAGATACCTATCTAGCAGTCCCAGATATACTGCTGAAGCTTGCACCGCTGAAAGACAAGCTGAGGAAGAAGTTTCCCAAGGCCAAAAGAG GCTCAGTCGGCGTCCACATCGTCAAGATGTTGGAGTTGTTTAAAACAGGTCATGAATACATGGTGGAGAGTGACTGCTATGTTAGGACCCAGATCGCCACG CTCGACATGCCCAAAGAACACATCTTCGCCAACCTGCAAACAATCCTGACTGACGTTTGCTCCCACCGACCAGCCGACATGG GACCTTTCATCGAGCGGGCGATCATTGCCAGTCACACCAGTGAAGCTTTGTGGTTCAAGAGTGAAGACTTTTTACCGAAACCAGCTGGGGAGGCGGCAGAATGA